From candidate division KSB1 bacterium:
GCAAAAATATCGCGGAGTACTTAACCCAGGATCTCCACTCAGCCCGGTATTCAAAAGAACAGCGCATTTTGGCAGAACTTGAGCTGCTCAGCTTCGGGGTCGCTGATCATCCTTTAAGCTTGTATGATGATCTGATTCCCTGGGAAAATATGGTTTCTTCGCTTGAACTTGAAGCCCACAAAAATCGCCGCATCCAATTTAGCGGCTGGTATGTCACCTCCCGTTTACAGGAAACCGTAACCGGTAAACAGATGAAATTTCTTTCCCTTGAGGATAAACAGGGCATTTGTGAAACCATCTTTTTCCCTGAAGTGTACGAAAAATTCGCTGAGGTTTTGCATGGACACGGTCCCTTTACAGTCACCGGAAAAATTCAGTCACGGATAAAAGGGGAAGCGAATTTGATCGCCGAAAAAGTGATTCGTTGGCGGCCTCCCCGCGAAGTTGTGAACAGCCGCTTGAATGGCCGCCAGCTGGATGCGTTTAATCAGAATTATTCTTTGCAGGAGGTGGCGTAAGTTGTACACCTACATTTGGGAGTATTATGTTAAAGATGATTTCGTATCGGAGTTCGAAAACATTTATAGGCCTGATGGGCCCTGGGTACGACTATTCAAAGAGGGCAAAGGCTATATAAAAACTGAACTTCACCAGAATATTGAAAATAAGACGAGATTCCTAACTATAGATTTCTGGACTTCAAAGTCCGCTTATGATTCATTCCGAAAACAATTTTCTGAGGAGTTTGAGGAGCTGGATAAAGTGGGCGAAACTTTAACCAAGAAAGAGATCCATCTTGGATCGTTTCATTGCTTCGAGTGATTTTTTAGAGCGTGATGGGATTAGGGAAGTAAATTCAAATAATCAGTTGGCAACAAACCCTCCAGAGCCTCCCGAAGGATTTAATCCTTTGGGGGGCTTTCCTTTAAAGAATAGTCAGGAAAACATCTTCCCGTCTTAAAGCTTGATTGACAATAAACTTGCTTATTTATGTCTTTTTGGTTAATTTTTGAATTATAATTTTGGTAATTCAAAGATTTCAAAAACCGGAGTTAAAATGACAAAGAGATACGAGGTTTTTCTCACGAGGAACTATGTTGTACATATCAAAGCTGAAAGCAAAGAAGAAGCTTGTTCGAATGTTGAATTTTATTTGGGGGATTGTGAGGACTTGTCAAATGAGTTTGAGCAGGCGAATGACCATTTCCAGATTGAAAAGATCAAACCTGCGATTAATGAAGCTTTTTGGGTTGAGGAAATTCCAGAGGACATTAACAAAGATTAGGATTTTTAATGATGAACGGAACTTGTTTTTAACTATACGGCAAAGAACTCAATCAGGGTAG
This genomic window contains:
- a CDS encoding antibiotic biosynthesis monooxygenase, which codes for MYTYIWEYYVKDDFVSEFENIYRPDGPWVRLFKEGKGYIKTELHQNIENKTRFLTIDFWTSKSAYDSFRKQFSEEFEELDKVGETLTKKEIHLGSFHCFE